From one Lolium rigidum isolate FL_2022 chromosome 4, APGP_CSIRO_Lrig_0.1, whole genome shotgun sequence genomic stretch:
- the LOC124706334 gene encoding RNA pseudouridine synthase 7 isoform X1, whose protein sequence is MAGTLAGAGIVWQTPANPPEAQDYIFHNGRRYVRPYYFEFISHVKNRWAGKTIVDLFTEEFKGRPREYYAHAVKCGRLQVDEQMVHADYIVKSSQKISHFLHRHEPPVLGGNIVILQNEVDVVTVCKPASVPVHPCGQYRKNTVVGIMQAEHGLSPLFPVHRLDRLVSGLLIFAKSADRAESFRQQIEANLLQKEYVAKVVGVFPDGERTVDANVNFNAREGRSTVEVCDGSGKALPSGKQACTKFQRICTDGNHSIVLCKPVTGRTHQIRVHLKHIGYPIANDELYLSGNFCPRSSKGTSINRATSLACSLLSSDPDCAAEADLEFDIDAMCTNCPNLAPVGYDGDEEGLWLHCVRYTGPDWSFECPYPDWTSLDNVSRKKMKS, encoded by the exons ATGGCAGGGACGCTCGCGGGAGCTGGGATCGTGTGGCAGACGCCGGCCAACCCGCCAGAGGCGCAAGACTACATCTTCCACAACG GTCGGCGCTACGTGAGGCCCTATTACTTCGAGTTCATATCCCAT gtgaagaacagatgGGCTGGAAAGACCATTGTAGACCTCTTCACAGAAGAATTCAAGGGGCGCCCCCGTGAATACTAT GCTCATGCAGTGAAGTGCGGGAGGCTTCAGGTGGATGAGCAAATGGTTCATGCGGACTATATTGTGAAATCATCACAAAAGATAAGCCATTTCTTGCACAG GCATGAGCCACCAGTCTTGGGTGGCAATATTGTAATCCTTCAGAATGAAGTTGATGTCGTAACTGTTTGCAAACCGGCATCTGTTCCA GTTCATCCTTGTGGACAGTATCGTAAAAACACTGTAGTAGGCATTATGCAGGCTGAGCATGGATTGTCACCCCTATTTC CAGTGCACCGGTTAGACCGGCTAGTTTCAGGTCTCCTTATATTTGCTAAAAGTGCTGATCGAGCAGAATCTTTCAGGCAACAG ATTGAAGCTAATCTGCTGCAAAAAGAATATGTAGCCAAAGTTGTTGGTGTCTTTCCTGACGGCGAG CGAACTGTTGACGCTAATGTAAACTTCAATGCACGGGAAGGAAGGAGCACTGTGGAG GTTTGTGATGGTTCTGGTAAGGCCCTTCCAAGTGGAAAACAAGCATGTACCAAGTTTCAGAGGATTTGCACTGATGGGAACCACAGCATTGTCTTGTGCAAACCTGTGACTGGCCGAACTCACCAG ATAAGGGTACATCTAAAACACATTGGTTACCCAATAGCCAATGATGAGCTGTATCTTTCGGGGAATTTTTGTCCGCGATCATCAAAGGGAACAAGTATAAACAGGGCAACCTCACTAGCATGCTCATTGTTATCATCAGATCCTGATTGTGCTGCTGAAGCTGATCTGGAATTTGATATTGATGCAATGTGCACGAATTGCCCAAATCTTGCTCCTGTCGG TTATGACGGAGATGAGGAAGGATTATGGCTGCATTGTGTGAGATATACTGGTCCTGATTGGAGCTTCGAATGCCCATATCCTGACTGGACCTCCCTTGATAATGTCTCGAGGAAGAAAATGAAGTCCTGA
- the LOC124706334 gene encoding RNA pseudouridine synthase 7 isoform X2, which produces MAGTLAGAGIVWQTPANPPEAQDYIFHNGRRYVRPYYFEFISHVKNRWAGKTIVDLFTEEFKGRPREYYAHAVKCGRLQVDEQMVHADYIVKSSQKISHFLHRHEPPVLGGNIVILQNEVDVVTVCKPASVPVHPCGQYRKNTVVGIMQAEHGLSPLFLHRLDRLVSGLLIFAKSADRAESFRQQIEANLLQKEYVAKVVGVFPDGERTVDANVNFNAREGRSTVEVCDGSGKALPSGKQACTKFQRICTDGNHSIVLCKPVTGRTHQIRVHLKHIGYPIANDELYLSGNFCPRSSKGTSINRATSLACSLLSSDPDCAAEADLEFDIDAMCTNCPNLAPVGYDGDEEGLWLHCVRYTGPDWSFECPYPDWTSLDNVSRKKMKS; this is translated from the exons ATGGCAGGGACGCTCGCGGGAGCTGGGATCGTGTGGCAGACGCCGGCCAACCCGCCAGAGGCGCAAGACTACATCTTCCACAACG GTCGGCGCTACGTGAGGCCCTATTACTTCGAGTTCATATCCCAT gtgaagaacagatgGGCTGGAAAGACCATTGTAGACCTCTTCACAGAAGAATTCAAGGGGCGCCCCCGTGAATACTAT GCTCATGCAGTGAAGTGCGGGAGGCTTCAGGTGGATGAGCAAATGGTTCATGCGGACTATATTGTGAAATCATCACAAAAGATAAGCCATTTCTTGCACAG GCATGAGCCACCAGTCTTGGGTGGCAATATTGTAATCCTTCAGAATGAAGTTGATGTCGTAACTGTTTGCAAACCGGCATCTGTTCCA GTTCATCCTTGTGGACAGTATCGTAAAAACACTGTAGTAGGCATTATGCAGGCTGAGCATGGATTGTCACCCCTATTTC TGCACCGGTTAGACCGGCTAGTTTCAGGTCTCCTTATATTTGCTAAAAGTGCTGATCGAGCAGAATCTTTCAGGCAACAG ATTGAAGCTAATCTGCTGCAAAAAGAATATGTAGCCAAAGTTGTTGGTGTCTTTCCTGACGGCGAG CGAACTGTTGACGCTAATGTAAACTTCAATGCACGGGAAGGAAGGAGCACTGTGGAG GTTTGTGATGGTTCTGGTAAGGCCCTTCCAAGTGGAAAACAAGCATGTACCAAGTTTCAGAGGATTTGCACTGATGGGAACCACAGCATTGTCTTGTGCAAACCTGTGACTGGCCGAACTCACCAG ATAAGGGTACATCTAAAACACATTGGTTACCCAATAGCCAATGATGAGCTGTATCTTTCGGGGAATTTTTGTCCGCGATCATCAAAGGGAACAAGTATAAACAGGGCAACCTCACTAGCATGCTCATTGTTATCATCAGATCCTGATTGTGCTGCTGAAGCTGATCTGGAATTTGATATTGATGCAATGTGCACGAATTGCCCAAATCTTGCTCCTGTCGG TTATGACGGAGATGAGGAAGGATTATGGCTGCATTGTGTGAGATATACTGGTCCTGATTGGAGCTTCGAATGCCCATATCCTGACTGGACCTCCCTTGATAATGTCTCGAGGAAGAAAATGAAGTCCTGA